The Coffea eugenioides isolate CCC68of chromosome 8, Ceug_1.0, whole genome shotgun sequence genome has a segment encoding these proteins:
- the LOC113780723 gene encoding B3 domain-containing protein Os01g0234100-like, with amino-acid sequence MDKYVFVKPTRKRITCMQKENTINKKPKRESCPPMKVKIEVDEMQITCYDEMMEKNVESSHVDSEKTKENRKQIMCYSKNVETSSDSSMAGSDKAKSTALLDRANEFLAKLPSDDPNFVKLMLPSQVSGGFWLQWPKDFCQKHMPKKDEYIVLLDENEKEYDIKYLAQKSGLSGGWRGFSIKHQLSKGDVLIFQLVDSNKFKFKVHIFKAKGGSRKLERDNGLLNSEGKVTSEIAKDVKETESFNILWNGEVIDSEISEHVRRQYYQLCCSQKSGLHDGLVKCIDKKLAAGIISETVKIADAIRAAEITATSCNDVQRWDQTLKGFEGMGMNVAFLRATIKNILDSIQRKQQEKIKRKTNERAQAEKEMRNLETQLVNVKKKIRVLDDEIDVIRAQNEKLEHSFKETAIAPW; translated from the exons ATGGACAAATATGTTTTTGTGAAGCCTACACGAAAAAGGATTACTTGCATGCAGAAGGAAAATACTATCAACAAGAAGCCCAAAAGAGAAAGTTGTCCTCCTATGAAGGTAAAAATTGAAGTTGACGAGATGCAGATAACATG CTATGATGAAATGATGGAGAAAAATGTTGAGTCTTCACATGTGGATAGTGAAAAAACCAAGGAAAACAGGAAGCAGATAATGTG CTATAGCAAAAATGTGGAGACAAGTAGTGATTCTTCAATGGCTGGTTCTGATAAAGCAAAGTCCACCGCCCTGTTGGACAGAGCAAATGAATTTCTAGCAAAGTTGCCGTCAGATGATCCTAACTTTGTGAAGCTGATGCTCCCATCACAAGTTAGTGGCGGATTTTGGTTG CAATGGCCTAAGGATTTCTGCCAAAAACACATGCCCAAGAAAGATGAATACATTGTTTTGTTGGACGAGAATGAAAAAGAATATGACATCAAATATCTTGCACAGAAGAGTGGATTGAGTGGAGGATGGAGAGGTTTCTCCATTAAACATCAATTATCTAAAGGAGATGTGCTAATTTTCCAATTGGTCGACTctaacaaatttaaatttaag GTTCATATTTTCAAAGCTAAAGGAGGCTCAAGAAAACTTGAAAGGGACAATGGCCTTTTGAACTCAGAAGGCAAAGTTACATCAGAAATTGCTAAGG ATGTGAAGGAAACTGAGAGTTTCAACATTCTTTGGAATGGTGAAGTCATAGACTCAGAGATATCGGAGCATGTTCGAAGGCAATACTATCAATTGTGCTGCAGTCAAAAATCAGGTCTTCATGATGGTCTTGTCAAATGCATAGATAAGAAGTTGGCCGCTGGCATAATATCTGAAACCGTAAAGATTGCTGATGCCATTAGAGCTGCCGAGATTACTGCCACCTCGTGCAATGATGTCCAACGATGGGATCAAACTCTCAAGGGCTTCGAAGGAATGGGCATGAATGTTGCATTTCTACGTGCAACTATAAAGAACATACTGGACTCCATCCAGCGCAAACAACAGGAGAAGATTAAACGAAAGACAAATGAAAGAGCTCAAGCTGAGAAGGAGATGAGAAATCTTGAAACCCAACTTGTGAATGTGAAAAAGAAGATCAGAGTTCTGGATGATGAAATCGATGTTATTAGAGCACAAAATGAAAAGCTTGAGCACTCATTCAAGGAAACTGCTATTGCTCCCTGGTGA
- the LOC113779788 gene encoding alcohol dehydrogenase class-3-like has protein sequence MTKSTPSVITCKAAVVWKSGEPPKIEEIQVDPPKASEVRVKMLRASLCHTDILCCHGLPVPLFPRIPGHEGVGMVESVGENVTNLKEGDIVMPLYLGECGECLNCISGKTNLCHKYPLGFSGLLLDGTSRMSIRGEAIYHHFSCSTWSEYIVIEAPYAVKVDPRVSLPHASFLCCGFTTGFGATWREITVEKGSTVAVLGLGAVGLGVAEGARMQGASRIIGVDRNEMKREKGEAFGITEFINPKGSDKSISDLIKEVTGGLGVDYCFECTGVPDLLNEAVEASKIGLGTSVLIGAGFETSGDFKYIPLICGRTLKGSIYGGVRPKSDLPLLLEKCANKEIPLDELITHEVTLDEINRGFEYLKHPDCVKVVVKF, from the exons ATGACCAAGAGCACTCCAAGTGTAATCACATGCAAAG CTGCTGTGGTATGGAAATCAGGGGAGCCACCCAAAATTGAAGAAATACAAGTGGATCCACCAAAAGCATCAGAAGTTAGGGTCAAGATGCTTCGTGCCAGTTTGTGCCACACTGATATCTTATGTTGCCATGGCCTCCCAGTT CCTTTATTCCCTCGAATTCCTGGACATGAAGGAGTTGG CATGGTGGAGAGTGTTGGTGAAAATGTTACAAACCTGAAAGAAGGGGATATAGTGATGCCACTCTACTTGGGTGAATGTGGAGAATGCCTCAATTGCATATCAGGAAAGACAAATTTATGCCACAAGTATCCTTTAGGTTTCAGTGGCCTTTTATTGGATGGTACTTCAAGAATGTCAATTAGAGGAGAGGCTATTTACCACCATTTCAGCTGCTCCACCTGGTCTGAATACATAGTCATTGAGGCTCCCTATGCCGTAAAGGTTGATCCAAGGGTCTCCCTTCCTCATGCTAGCTTCCTCTGTTGTGGGTTCACCACAGGCTTCGGTGCAACCTGGAGAGAAATCACCGTTGAGAAGGGCTCAACTGTTGCTGTACTAGGTCTTGGTGCTGTGGGGCTTGGC GTGGCAGAAGGAGCTCGGATGCAAGGGGCGTCTAGAATAATTGGAGTAGACAGAAATGAGATGAAACGTGAAAAGGGGGAGGCATTTGGGATAACTGAGTTCATAAATCCCAAGGGCTCTGACAAATCAATTTCAGATCTGATTAAAGAAGTTACCGGAGGATTGGGAGTGGACTACTGTTTTGAGTGCACTGGTGTGCCAGACTTGCTCAATGAAGCTGTTGAAGCCTCAAAAATT GGACTTGGAACATCCGTGCTTATTGGAGCTGGATTTGAGACAAGTGGTGATTTCAAATACATTCCACTCATATGTGGTCGAACACTGAAAGGATCTATCTATGGTGGTGTGAGACCCAAGTCAGATCTTCCACTGTTACTAGAGAAATGTGCAAACAAG GAAATTCCACTGGATGAGTTAATTACACATGAAGTGACATTGGATGAAATTAACAGAGGATTTGAGTACCTGAAACACCCAGACTGTGTCAAGGTCGTCGTCAAGTTCTGA